In Chryseobacterium oranimense, a single window of DNA contains:
- the ligA gene encoding NAD-dependent DNA ligase LigA: MPENIQQKIEQLRKELHQHNENYYLLDAATISDYDFDMLLEELRDLEAKHPEFYDENSPTVRVGGGITKVFPTIQHKFRMYSLDNSYDFDDLEDWEKRIIKTINDPVEFVAELKYDGASISILYENGKLVQAVTRGDGFQGDEITANVRTISDIPLTLKGDFPAHFFMRGEIYLTRKNFDKINKLREEEGLDPFMNPRNTASGSLKMQDSGEVRKRGLSSVLYQFISEDVPAQSHWELLQKAQSWGFKTSQQAKLCKTMDEVKEFISFWDTERHNLPFEIDGIVLKVNSLQQQRQLGYTAKSPRWAMAYKFKAEKVETQLQTVAYQVGRTGAITPVANLKPVLLAGTIVKRASLHNEDIIKKLDLHEHDFVYVEKGGEIIPKIVGVNTEKRTEESKEIEYIRHCPECGTELVKIEDQAIHFCPNDLHCPPQVVGRMIHYVSRKALNIENLGSETIEQLYRERLIENPADFYALTKEQILPLERMAEKSAQNIISGIEKSKEIPFEKVLYGIGIKHVGETVAKKLVKNFATIDELKAATVEELCQVEDIGAKIAVSIVEFFSNPENILMIERLKSYGVQLEKGESTNEVLSNVLEGKTFLFTGKLSLFTREQAEEMVEKHGGKNISAVSKNLNFLVVGEKAGSKLKKAQDIGTITILDEQEFLDLIEKQ, from the coding sequence ATGCCTGAAAACATACAGCAAAAAATAGAACAGCTCCGGAAAGAGCTTCACCAGCATAACGAAAATTACTACCTTCTGGATGCAGCTACCATCTCTGATTATGATTTTGATATGCTGCTGGAAGAGCTTCGCGACCTGGAGGCAAAGCATCCTGAATTTTATGATGAAAATTCGCCTACTGTACGTGTAGGAGGTGGAATCACCAAGGTTTTTCCTACCATTCAGCATAAGTTCAGAATGTATTCCCTGGATAATTCTTATGATTTTGATGATCTTGAAGATTGGGAGAAAAGAATTATCAAGACGATCAATGATCCTGTGGAATTTGTTGCGGAACTGAAGTATGACGGTGCTTCTATTTCTATCCTGTATGAAAACGGAAAACTGGTTCAGGCTGTAACGCGTGGTGATGGCTTCCAGGGAGACGAAATTACTGCAAATGTCCGAACTATTTCAGATATTCCTCTTACTTTAAAGGGTGATTTTCCTGCTCATTTTTTTATGAGGGGTGAAATTTATCTTACCCGTAAAAACTTTGACAAGATCAATAAACTGCGTGAAGAAGAAGGCCTGGACCCTTTTATGAATCCAAGAAATACTGCCAGCGGAAGTTTAAAGATGCAGGACAGCGGTGAGGTAAGAAAACGCGGTCTGTCATCGGTACTTTACCAGTTTATTTCTGAGGATGTTCCTGCACAGAGTCACTGGGAACTGCTTCAGAAGGCCCAAAGCTGGGGCTTTAAAACTTCACAGCAGGCAAAGCTATGTAAAACAATGGATGAGGTGAAGGAGTTCATCAGTTTCTGGGATACGGAACGACATAATCTTCCTTTTGAGATTGACGGAATTGTTTTAAAGGTCAATTCTTTGCAACAGCAGAGACAGCTTGGTTACACGGCAAAATCACCAAGATGGGCCATGGCTTATAAGTTTAAAGCTGAAAAGGTAGAAACGCAGCTTCAGACTGTAGCTTACCAGGTGGGAAGAACCGGCGCGATTACTCCTGTAGCTAATCTGAAACCTGTTTTACTGGCTGGAACGATCGTAAAAAGAGCTTCTCTTCACAATGAAGATATCATCAAAAAACTTGACCTGCACGAGCATGATTTTGTGTATGTGGAAAAAGGCGGCGAAATCATCCCAAAAATTGTAGGTGTCAATACTGAAAAGAGAACTGAAGAAAGTAAAGAAATAGAATATATCAGGCATTGCCCTGAATGTGGTACCGAGCTTGTAAAAATAGAAGACCAGGCCATCCATTTCTGTCCTAATGATCTTCACTGTCCGCCTCAGGTAGTGGGAAGAATGATCCATTACGTTTCCAGAAAGGCTTTGAACATCGAAAATCTGGGCAGTGAAACTATTGAACAGCTTTACAGAGAACGATTAATCGAAAATCCGGCAGACTTTTATGCTTTAACGAAAGAACAGATCCTTCCGCTGGAAAGAATGGCAGAAAAATCTGCACAGAATATTATTTCAGGGATTGAAAAGTCAAAAGAAATTCCTTTTGAAAAGGTACTGTACGGAATCGGGATCAAGCATGTGGGAGAAACGGTTGCCAAGAAGCTGGTGAAAAATTTCGCCACCATTGATGAACTCAAGGCTGCCACTGTAGAGGAGCTTTGCCAGGTGGAAGATATTGGCGCCAAGATTGCAGTAAGCATCGTGGAATTCTTCAGCAACCCTGAAAATATCCTGATGATCGAACGTCTGAAATCTTACGGTGTCCAGCTTGAAAAGGGAGAAAGTACCAACGAAGTCCTGTCTAATGTTCTGGAAGGGAAAACTTTCCTTTTCACCGGAAAATTATCTTTGTTTACCAGGGAGCAGGCGGAAGAAATGGTGGAAAAACATGGCGGAAAGAATATTTCTGCAGTCTCTAAAAACCTCAACTTCCTTGTGGTAGGCGAAAAGGCAGGAAGCAAGCTGAAAAAAGCTCAGGATATTGGAACTATTACCATTCTGGATGAACAGGAATTTCTGGATCTGATAGAGAAACAGTAA
- a CDS encoding T9SS type A sorting domain-containing protein, translating into MKKIYFFVLFLVHLSLIAQIVNIPDPQFKAKLLSGTATNHITQNLAGNWISMDLNNDGEIQLSEAANIRNINIYSSNGNSFPISSIEGVKSFTNLEYLDVSDCPGILSVDISGMQTVKLASFTNNVNMTSANFTGCPLLENINVSNSAIVNLDISNLPKMNILTCNGGKLQTINYAGSTTMKYLLCSDNEISSIDVSSLVDLYSFNITGNLLTSLDVSNLTKLETLNCPANQLTSINLQNTPKLKYLEASFNNLSTLNLSQSPALNYLRIINNQLTSIDLSNVPLLQTLFLNNNQLTSLDISHNTILNSFNAPNNNLQKILMKNGRNTSGLYQNNPNLSYICCDDSEINQTIAYNNSNGYNNVTVNSYCSFTPGGTFYTIKGNTKYDLNGNGCDPADQNKAFQKFNITGGGTSGSVVSSNSGDYSLPVPAGSHTVTPVLENPSYFSISPATFTANFPMMTSPLTQNFCITANGSHPDLEIVIIPLDSAVPGFNSDYKIVFKNKGTTMQSGTVGFSYNDSIMDFVSSTVTPDAQSTGSLTWNFTGLLPFETREVKVKFELNTPTDTPPVNNGDVLHYTAQINGALDDTPADNTFTLNQTVVNSLDPNDKTCLEGTMIAQTLVGDYVHYLIRFENQGTANARNIVVKDVIDASKFDISTLTPLHASHSFVTRITGSTTEFIFDNIQLPFDDANNDGYISFKIKTKSTLNMGDAFSNTASIYFDYNAPIITNTYTTTVRNVLAVSETKTGSENISIYPNPVQDTLYIKSGEEIIKAEIYDASGRILNTTGVKANSVNVTELAKGNYLIKLFTKDKTMVQKFIKK; encoded by the coding sequence ATGAAAAAAATCTACTTTTTTGTGCTCTTTCTGGTACACTTATCTCTCATAGCCCAGATTGTCAACATTCCGGATCCGCAATTTAAGGCCAAACTACTTTCCGGGACGGCTACCAATCATATCACGCAGAATCTTGCAGGCAACTGGATATCGATGGACCTCAATAACGATGGCGAAATACAGCTTTCTGAAGCCGCTAATATCAGAAATATAAACATCTACAGCTCCAATGGTAACTCATTCCCGATTTCCTCAATAGAAGGTGTAAAGTCTTTTACCAATCTGGAATATCTGGATGTATCCGACTGTCCGGGCATTCTTTCTGTAGATATCAGCGGGATGCAAACAGTAAAGCTGGCCAGCTTTACGAATAACGTTAATATGACTTCTGCTAATTTTACGGGATGTCCTTTACTGGAAAATATTAATGTATCCAATTCTGCAATTGTCAACCTGGATATTTCCAATCTTCCGAAAATGAATATACTGACTTGTAACGGAGGGAAGCTACAAACGATCAACTATGCCGGAAGCACAACGATGAAATATCTTCTGTGCAGTGATAATGAAATCTCCAGCATTGATGTAAGTTCGCTTGTAGATCTGTACAGCTTTAATATTACAGGAAATTTATTAACGAGCCTTGATGTAAGCAATCTGACGAAGCTTGAAACCCTGAACTGTCCGGCCAACCAGCTTACTTCGATCAATCTTCAGAACACTCCTAAATTAAAATACCTTGAAGCCAGCTTCAATAACCTTTCTACTTTAAATTTAAGCCAAAGCCCGGCTTTAAATTATCTGAGGATCATCAACAACCAGCTCACCAGTATCGATCTTTCCAATGTTCCTTTACTGCAGACGCTTTTCCTCAATAATAACCAGCTGACTTCTCTGGATATCAGCCATAACACAATTTTGAACTCCTTTAATGCTCCCAATAACAATTTACAGAAGATATTAATGAAAAACGGCAGGAATACGAGCGGTCTCTATCAGAACAATCCCAATTTAAGCTATATCTGCTGTGATGATTCTGAAATTAATCAGACTATAGCTTACAATAATTCAAATGGTTATAATAATGTAACCGTAAATTCTTACTGTTCATTCACTCCCGGCGGAACTTTCTATACCATCAAAGGAAATACCAAGTATGACCTTAACGGAAATGGCTGTGATCCGGCCGATCAGAATAAGGCATTTCAGAAATTTAATATTACAGGAGGCGGAACTTCGGGAAGTGTTGTAAGTAGTAATTCAGGGGATTATTCCCTTCCGGTGCCGGCAGGCTCGCATACAGTGACCCCGGTTCTCGAAAACCCTTCATACTTCAGCATTTCGCCTGCGACTTTCACAGCTAATTTCCCGATGATGACAAGCCCGTTGACACAGAATTTCTGCATTACAGCTAACGGCTCACATCCGGATCTTGAAATTGTGATTATTCCACTGGATTCTGCAGTACCTGGATTCAATTCGGATTATAAAATTGTTTTCAAAAACAAAGGAACAACCATGCAGTCCGGAACGGTTGGATTCAGCTATAATGACAGCATTATGGATTTTGTAAGCTCTACTGTAACTCCTGATGCTCAATCTACCGGAAGCCTTACGTGGAATTTCACAGGCCTTCTCCCTTTTGAAACAAGAGAAGTTAAGGTTAAATTCGAACTGAATACCCCAACCGATACCCCACCGGTAAATAACGGGGATGTCCTGCATTATACGGCACAGATCAACGGAGCTCTGGATGATACCCCAGCCGACAATACCTTTACACTGAACCAGACCGTCGTGAACTCTCTGGATCCGAATGACAAAACCTGTCTTGAAGGAACAATGATTGCACAGACCCTGGTAGGAGATTATGTTCATTACCTGATCCGGTTCGAAAATCAAGGAACTGCCAACGCAAGAAACATTGTTGTTAAAGATGTAATTGATGCTTCAAAATTTGATATTTCTACGCTTACCCCTTTACATGCAAGCCATAGTTTTGTGACAAGAATAACGGGAAGTACTACTGAATTCATTTTTGATAATATACAGCTTCCGTTTGACGATGCCAATAATGACGGCTATATTTCTTTCAAGATCAAAACAAAATCTACATTGAACATGGGAGATGCATTCAGCAATACGGCCAGTATTTATTTTGACTATAATGCCCCGATCATTACCAACACTTACACCACAACGGTAAGAAATGTACTGGCAGTTTCTGAAACCAAAACAGGTAGTGAAAATATAAGCATTTATCCGAATCCTGTACAGGATACTCTTTACATCAAATCCGGTGAGGAGATCATCAAAGCTGAAATTTATGATGCTTCCGGAAGAATCCTGAATACTACAGGTGTAAAAGCCAATTCTGTAAATGTGACCGAACTGGCTAAAGGGAATTACCTCATCAAATTGTTTACAAAAGACAAAACGATGGTTCAGAAGTTCATTAAAAAATAA